A window of the Cellvibrio sp. pealriver genome harbors these coding sequences:
- the fghA gene encoding S-formylglutathione hydrolase, which yields MSQLTELSATKSFGGWLKRYKHHSNALQCDMIFAVYLPPQAETQKVPLLWWLSGLTCTDENFMQKAGAQRIAAELGIAIICPDTSPRGLDLPGEHDSYDFGSGAGFYVNATQEPWKSHYQMYDYVTKELPELAMENLPLNGREAISGHSMGGHGALVLALRQPDRYTSVSAFAPITNPSNCPWGQKAFSGYLGPEHNTWAQYDACELIAAGASKQELFVDQGETDNFKTEQLKPEQLQAACKAAGHPLVYRNHAGYDHSYFFIASFIEDHLRYHARHLGVEKT from the coding sequence ATGAGCCAATTGACTGAATTGAGTGCCACCAAAAGTTTTGGTGGCTGGCTTAAACGCTACAAGCATCACTCCAACGCCTTGCAGTGCGACATGATTTTTGCGGTTTATCTGCCCCCCCAGGCAGAGACACAAAAAGTCCCGCTACTTTGGTGGCTATCCGGCCTGACCTGTACCGATGAAAACTTTATGCAGAAAGCGGGTGCGCAGCGGATTGCCGCTGAGCTGGGCATCGCAATTATCTGCCCCGACACCAGCCCGCGCGGGCTGGATTTACCCGGCGAACACGACAGCTACGATTTTGGCTCTGGTGCAGGTTTCTACGTCAATGCGACTCAGGAGCCCTGGAAAAGCCACTACCAAATGTACGATTACGTGACCAAAGAGTTACCGGAGCTTGCCATGGAAAACCTGCCACTTAACGGCCGCGAAGCCATCAGTGGCCACTCCATGGGCGGTCACGGCGCACTGGTATTGGCGCTGCGCCAACCGGATCGCTACACATCTGTGTCTGCGTTTGCCCCCATCACCAACCCAAGTAATTGCCCCTGGGGGCAAAAAGCGTTTAGCGGTTATCTGGGTCCTGAACACAATACCTGGGCGCAATACGATGCCTGCGAACTGATCGCAGCGGGAGCATCAAAGCAGGAGTTATTTGTCGATCAAGGCGAAACCGATAATTTCAAAACCGAGCAACTCAAACCCGAGCAATTACAAGCAGCGTGCAAAGCAGCGGGGCATCCGCTGGTTTACCGCAACCATGCAGGGTACGACCACAGCTACTTTTTTATCGCGAGTTTTATCGAAGATCACCTGCGTTACCACGCGCGCCATCTTGGCGTAGAAAAAACCTGA
- a CDS encoding sugar MFS transporter: MTTSSATLSPATINPQRLFMACCIALIVTAMTFAIRAGILSELSVKFNFNNTELGWINGMAFLGFPIAMMFGGLIYNYVGARTLMYLAFACHLLGLILTITAGGFWTLLLSSFFIGFANGSVEAACNPLIADIYHTRKTAMLNKFHVWFPGGIVIGSLVSALMTKLGLGWQMQIAIMIIPTLIYGFMIFGQPFPSMANSETSTATNIKALFSPLFLFMIVCMTMTAISEFGAQQWVGRIFESSDVHPMMILALTAGLMALGRFFAGPLVHAFNPAGVLVMSAIVTTIGLLLLSQASGFMIYVSAAVFALGVTYFWPTMIGFTSEYTAKTGALGMSLMGGAGMFSVSMWNPVIGGWLDDAKAEAVASGVTGDAVELVAGQATLQNLAMIPGVLIIAFSVLFILRKRFAHSE; the protein is encoded by the coding sequence ATGACCACCTCCTCTGCGACGCTATCCCCTGCGACAATCAATCCCCAGCGGTTATTTATGGCGTGTTGTATTGCGCTGATCGTAACCGCCATGACCTTCGCGATTCGCGCGGGTATTTTGAGCGAGCTCAGCGTTAAATTTAATTTCAACAACACCGAGCTGGGTTGGATCAATGGCATGGCATTTTTGGGTTTCCCAATTGCCATGATGTTCGGCGGTTTGATTTATAACTACGTTGGTGCGCGTACGCTGATGTATCTGGCATTTGCCTGCCATTTACTCGGCTTGATTTTGACCATCACCGCCGGCGGTTTTTGGACGCTGTTGCTGTCGAGCTTTTTTATCGGCTTCGCCAACGGCTCGGTTGAAGCGGCGTGTAACCCGCTCATTGCCGATATTTATCACACTCGCAAAACCGCGATGCTCAATAAATTCCATGTGTGGTTCCCGGGCGGTATTGTGATCGGCTCACTGGTGTCGGCGCTGATGACCAAATTGGGCTTGGGCTGGCAGATGCAAATCGCGATCATGATCATCCCGACGCTGATCTACGGCTTCATGATTTTCGGTCAGCCTTTCCCCAGCATGGCCAATTCCGAGACCTCAACCGCGACCAACATCAAGGCGCTCTTCTCGCCGCTGTTCCTGTTTATGATCGTGTGCATGACCATGACCGCCATCTCCGAGTTTGGCGCGCAGCAATGGGTGGGCCGTATTTTTGAATCCTCCGATGTGCACCCGATGATGATTCTGGCATTGACCGCAGGCTTGATGGCGTTAGGCCGTTTCTTTGCTGGCCCGCTCGTCCATGCCTTTAATCCAGCCGGTGTATTGGTGATGTCGGCGATTGTGACCACGATTGGTTTGTTGCTGTTGAGCCAGGCTTCAGGCTTCATGATTTATGTATCCGCAGCCGTATTCGCGCTGGGCGTCACTTATTTCTGGCCAACCATGATCGGCTTTACCAGCGAATACACCGCTAAAACCGGTGCCTTGGGTATGTCCTTGATGGGTGGTGCGGGCATGTTCTCGGTCAGTATGTGGAACCCGGTAATTGGCGGCTGGTTGGATGATGCGAAAGCGGAAGCGGTTGCCAGCGGCGTGACCGGCGATGCGGTTGAGTTAGTTGCAGGTCAAGCAACCCTGCAGAATCTGGCGATGATTCCTGGTGTATTGATCATCGCCTTCAGTGTGCTGTTTATACTGCGCAAACGTTTTGCCCACAGCGAATAA
- a CDS encoding Gfo/Idh/MocA family protein, with the protein MTTPRIRYAMVGGGRGAFIGAVHRIAARLDDRFELVAGALSSNPENAKLSAADLHITADRAYTSYEEMLRVEKTRADGIQAVVIVTPNHMHFPVAKACLEAGIDVICDKPVTRTLEEALELEQIVKKSGCFFALTHNYSAYPLVRYARELVEQGKLGKIRVVQVEYPQEWLTEAAGDDNKQASWRTDPARSGAAGCLGDIGTHAFQLARFITQQKLSAVSADLTSFVDGRLVDDNVHALLRFDGGAKGMLWSSQVAPGCENGLRIRVFGDKAGIEWAQENPNELWFAELNKPRQRITRRGDIGSEIAARGMRTPGGHPEGYLEGFANLYKDIADILVARAQGEAHFLQNWVPNIDTGVEGMRFINAVLTSSQRDGVWTPLA; encoded by the coding sequence ATGACAACTCCACGAATTCGTTATGCAATGGTTGGCGGTGGCCGCGGCGCATTTATCGGTGCGGTGCATCGCATTGCTGCGCGTTTGGATGACCGTTTTGAATTGGTCGCCGGTGCGCTTTCATCCAATCCGGAAAATGCAAAATTATCCGCTGCGGATCTGCACATCACTGCGGATCGCGCTTACACCTCTTACGAAGAAATGTTGCGTGTGGAAAAAACACGCGCCGATGGTATTCAAGCGGTGGTGATCGTTACCCCTAACCATATGCACTTTCCCGTCGCCAAAGCCTGTTTGGAAGCGGGCATTGATGTAATTTGCGATAAGCCGGTGACGCGCACCTTGGAAGAAGCGCTGGAGCTTGAGCAGATCGTGAAAAAAAGCGGCTGCTTCTTTGCGCTCACCCACAATTATTCGGCGTACCCTCTGGTGCGTTACGCGCGTGAATTGGTTGAACAGGGCAAGCTTGGAAAAATCCGTGTAGTGCAAGTGGAATATCCACAAGAATGGCTGACTGAAGCGGCGGGCGATGACAACAAACAAGCCTCATGGCGCACTGACCCGGCGCGCTCCGGTGCGGCGGGTTGTCTGGGCGATATCGGCACCCACGCGTTCCAACTTGCGCGTTTTATTACCCAGCAAAAACTCAGCGCCGTGAGCGCGGATTTGACCAGTTTTGTCGATGGTCGTTTGGTGGATGACAACGTGCACGCACTGCTGCGTTTTGATGGCGGCGCGAAAGGCATGCTGTGGAGCAGCCAGGTAGCACCGGGTTGCGAGAATGGTTTGCGCATCCGCGTATTTGGCGATAAAGCCGGTATCGAATGGGCGCAGGAAAACCCGAATGAATTGTGGTTTGCCGAATTAAACAAACCGCGCCAGCGCATCACCCGCCGCGGTGATATCGGCAGTGAAATTGCCGCGCGCGGCATGCGTACACCGGGCGGGCATCCGGAAGGTTATCTCGAAGGTTTCGCCAACTTGTACAAAGACATCGCCGATATTTTGGTTGCACGCGCGCAAGGTGAAGCGCACTTTTTGCAAAACTGGGTACCGAATATCGACACCGGTGTGGAAGGCATGCGCTTTATTAACGCTGTGCTAACCTCAAGTCAGCGCGATGGTGTTTGGACACCGCTGGCATAA
- a CDS encoding sugar phosphate isomerase/epimerase: MKTLKGPAIFLAQFAGDEAPFNSLDSIAGWVASLGFKGVQIPTWDKRLFDLEQAAKSPEYCAQIQATLAKHGLVATELSTHLQGQLVAVHPAYDDMFDGFAPESVRGNPKARQAWAVEQLMMAAQASKNLGLNAHATFSGALLWPYLYPWPQRPAGLVEKGFEELAERWLPILDAFDKAGVDVCYEIHPGEDLHDGATFERFLAAVDNHPRANILFDPSHFVLQQLDYLAFIDRYHARIKMFHVKDAEFNPSAQQGVYGGYESWVNRAGRFRSLGDGQVDFKQIFSKFAAYDYDGWAVLEWECCLKHPEVGAAEGAPFIQQHIIKVTERAFDDFAKSGIDEAKNRRILGL; this comes from the coding sequence ATGAAAACCCTCAAAGGCCCCGCTATTTTCCTCGCCCAATTTGCGGGCGATGAAGCTCCCTTTAACAGTCTGGATTCGATCGCCGGTTGGGTGGCGAGTTTGGGTTTTAAAGGCGTGCAAATCCCAACCTGGGACAAGCGACTGTTCGATCTGGAGCAGGCGGCAAAAAGCCCGGAATACTGCGCCCAAATTCAGGCGACCCTGGCCAAACACGGTTTGGTTGCGACGGAATTGTCTACCCATTTGCAAGGCCAGTTAGTGGCTGTGCATCCCGCTTACGATGATATGTTTGATGGCTTCGCACCAGAGTCAGTGCGCGGCAACCCCAAAGCGCGTCAGGCCTGGGCGGTTGAGCAATTAATGATGGCGGCGCAGGCGAGCAAAAACCTCGGCCTGAATGCCCATGCGACTTTCTCCGGCGCGCTGCTCTGGCCTTACTTGTACCCATGGCCACAGCGCCCCGCTGGTTTGGTAGAAAAAGGCTTTGAAGAATTGGCCGAGCGTTGGTTGCCGATTCTGGATGCGTTTGATAAAGCCGGTGTGGATGTGTGCTACGAAATCCATCCGGGTGAAGACCTGCACGATGGCGCGACCTTTGAGCGCTTCCTCGCGGCGGTAGACAATCATCCGCGCGCGAATATTTTGTTCGACCCATCGCACTTTGTGTTGCAGCAACTCGATTATCTGGCGTTTATCGACCGCTATCACGCACGCATCAAAATGTTCCATGTGAAAGATGCGGAATTTAACCCGAGCGCGCAGCAAGGCGTTTACGGCGGTTATGAGAGCTGGGTGAATCGCGCGGGCCGCTTCCGCTCACTGGGCGATGGCCAAGTGGATTTCAAACAAATTTTCTCCAAATTCGCCGCCTACGATTACGACGGCTGGGCGGTGTTGGAATGGGAATGCTGCCTGAAGCATCCGGAAGTGGGTGCGGCAGAAGGCGCGCCATTTATTCAGCAGCACATTATTAAAGTGACTGAGCGCGCGTTTGATGATTTTGCAAAAAGCGGAATTGATGAAGCGAAGAATCGCCGGATTCTGGGATTGTGA
- a CDS encoding ATP-dependent DNA helicase RecQ produces MTTGITMTTPAQLLQNTFKLPAFRPGQEAVINALLQGHSALAVFPTGGGKSLCYQLPALLLDGLTLVVSPLIALMKDQVDALQALGISAARLDSSLSKEETQAIYSSLHNGSLKLLYVSPERLKNERFVQRLGQLNISLLAIDEAHCISEWGHNFRPDYLLLADLAKKLCVERVLALTATATPSVAADICKQFAIQPEHHIQTSFARPNLQLRVTPCTAETRMELLLARLHKHPRDAATIIYVTLQKTAEEVATAINAAGLNAAHYHAGLKDDEREQVQNQFMSGEVPIVVATIAFGMGIDKSNIRAVYHFNLPKSIENYVQEIGRAGRDGNPSLCEMLAVGDDIRTLENFTYGDTPTAESVRALVEHLLAFEDVFDISTYELSNQFDLRPLVLNTALTYLELQNVISAQSPFYTEYKIHFTQSAQFIASQFDAERAAFLQTLFSVGRMGRKWLSIDMLTAPQQLNEPKERITKALDYIAEKGWIELTVANLRQGYKNNQAIKSPEQLNALCEHLNRLFAEREARDIKRIHSVLAFANNPACLSQQLMQYFGEASAQPCGICNHCRNPSSAQVELPMAVPLTSAQQNLITSLKSEGHAVLRQPRQMARFLCGLPSPATSRSALKSHPAFGALAGVAFAGVLAELH; encoded by the coding sequence GCTATCAATTGCCCGCGTTATTGTTGGATGGATTGACGCTGGTGGTATCGCCATTGATTGCGTTGATGAAAGACCAGGTGGATGCACTGCAAGCCTTGGGCATCAGCGCCGCGCGTTTGGATTCATCGCTCAGTAAAGAAGAGACACAAGCGATCTATTCATCGCTGCACAACGGCAGTTTGAAATTATTGTATGTCTCGCCCGAGCGCTTGAAGAATGAACGTTTTGTGCAGCGGCTCGGACAATTAAACATCAGTTTATTGGCCATTGATGAAGCCCACTGTATTTCCGAATGGGGTCACAACTTTCGGCCGGATTATTTACTGCTTGCCGACCTTGCCAAAAAATTGTGCGTTGAGCGTGTGCTTGCATTGACCGCGACGGCAACGCCGAGTGTGGCTGCTGATATTTGCAAACAATTTGCGATACAACCAGAGCATCACATTCAGACCAGCTTTGCGCGCCCCAATTTGCAATTGCGTGTTACACCCTGCACGGCTGAGACGCGCATGGAATTGTTGCTTGCGCGTTTGCACAAACACCCGCGCGATGCGGCGACGATTATTTATGTCACTCTGCAAAAAACGGCAGAAGAAGTTGCCACTGCGATTAACGCAGCTGGTTTGAATGCAGCGCACTATCACGCCGGTTTAAAAGACGATGAGCGTGAGCAAGTACAAAACCAGTTTATGAGTGGCGAAGTGCCGATTGTAGTGGCGACTATCGCCTTTGGAATGGGCATCGATAAAAGCAATATCCGCGCGGTTTACCATTTTAATTTGCCCAAATCGATAGAAAACTACGTGCAGGAAATTGGCCGCGCCGGGCGCGATGGCAATCCATCGCTGTGCGAAATGCTAGCGGTGGGCGATGACATTCGCACGCTGGAAAATTTTACCTATGGCGATACACCTACAGCAGAAAGTGTGCGTGCGTTGGTAGAGCACTTGCTCGCGTTTGAGGATGTATTTGATATTTCCACTTACGAGTTGTCCAACCAATTTGACCTGCGCCCGCTGGTATTAAATACCGCGCTCACCTATCTTGAATTACAAAACGTCATCAGCGCGCAGAGTCCGTTTTATACCGAATATAAAATTCATTTTACTCAGAGTGCGCAATTTATTGCTTCACAGTTTGATGCAGAGCGTGCGGCGTTTTTGCAGACATTATTTTCGGTCGGGCGCATGGGCAGAAAGTGGTTGTCAATTGATATGCTGACTGCGCCGCAGCAATTAAATGAGCCTAAAGAACGCATCACCAAGGCGCTGGATTACATCGCCGAAAAAGGTTGGATTGAATTAACCGTCGCCAATTTGCGCCAAGGTTACAAAAACAATCAAGCGATCAAATCGCCAGAACAACTCAACGCGCTCTGCGAACATCTAAATCGATTATTTGCTGAGCGCGAAGCGCGCGATATCAAGCGCATCCACAGTGTGCTCGCGTTTGCCAATAATCCCGCTTGTTTGAGCCAGCAGCTGATGCAGTATTTTGGCGAGGCCAGCGCGCAGCCCTGCGGCATCTGCAATCACTGCCGCAACCCATCATCTGCTCAGGTTGAATTGCCCATGGCTGTACCGCTTACATCGGCGCAGCAAAACCTGATCACCAGCTTAAAAAGTGAAGGTCATGCCGTATTGCGCCAGCCACGCCAAATGGCGCGGTTTTTGTGTGGCCTGCCCAGCCCGGCCACCAGCCGCTCGGCACTTAAATCCCACCCGGCATTTGGTGCCTTGGCGGGCGTGGCGTTTGCCGGAGTATTGGCGGAGCTTCATTAA